In Acidimicrobiales bacterium, a single genomic region encodes these proteins:
- a CDS encoding DHA2 family efflux MFS transporter permease subunit gives MGDWPSQRGDRSARSIARRSEPVSPSNGAAGWRQALVEPRRPAWVRDSPKAYWYAVAAVCLGAFMGQLDASIVTLAFPSLHRDFNAGLGVVTWVGLSYLTVLVALVVPVGRLADMVGRKLLYTYGFVVFVVGSVLCGLAPTLTSLVGFRVLQAIGAAMLQANSVAIIALAMPKEMLGRAIGVQGAAQALGLALGPSLGGLLIAVGGWRLIFFVNVPAGIAGAILGWLFIPRSRELQRRVRFDWTGLGLFVPAVVALLVAVSLGNELGWMSSLIVGLLGCFIALMVAFVVHERRASAPIVDSALFRRMRFSAALGAGLLSYLVLFGTLFVVPFYLERALGMGVGQAGLELTVMAVLLGLIAPLAGRAADRWSARPLTVLGMLLVATSLAVLGLDQPGTAERLGALVVLGAGLGLFTPPNNAAIMATAPRSQAGMASGILNMTRGLGTAMGLAFTSLVFGSVAGSQLSPGSVTQGFEASTVFLAVVAVVAASLAAVGGRGPNVGRPAPAR, from the coding sequence GGCCGAGCCAGCGAGGAGATCGTTCGGCTCGCAGTATCGCCCGACGCAGCGAGCCCGTTTCGCCATCGAATGGGGCCGCCGGCTGGCGTCAAGCACTCGTCGAGCCCCGCCGGCCGGCGTGGGTTCGGGACAGTCCGAAGGCCTACTGGTACGCCGTCGCCGCGGTGTGTCTCGGGGCCTTCATGGGCCAACTCGACGCCAGCATTGTCACCTTGGCCTTCCCGAGCCTGCACCGGGACTTCAACGCCGGGTTGGGGGTGGTCACTTGGGTCGGCCTGTCATACCTGACCGTGCTGGTCGCGCTGGTGGTGCCGGTGGGGCGGCTGGCCGACATGGTCGGGCGGAAGCTTCTCTACACCTATGGGTTCGTCGTCTTCGTCGTCGGCTCAGTCCTCTGTGGCCTCGCCCCAACCCTTACCAGCCTGGTCGGTTTTCGTGTCCTGCAGGCCATCGGCGCGGCGATGCTCCAGGCCAACAGCGTGGCCATCATTGCCTTGGCGATGCCCAAGGAGATGCTCGGGCGGGCGATCGGGGTGCAGGGGGCAGCCCAAGCCCTGGGTCTGGCCCTTGGGCCGTCCCTCGGTGGTCTGCTCATAGCCGTGGGCGGATGGAGGCTCATCTTCTTTGTGAACGTCCCCGCCGGCATCGCCGGGGCGATCCTCGGCTGGCTCTTCATCCCTCGGAGCAGAGAGCTCCAGCGCCGGGTCCGCTTCGACTGGACGGGCTTGGGGTTGTTCGTCCCGGCGGTGGTGGCGCTGCTGGTTGCCGTGTCCCTCGGGAACGAGCTGGGCTGGATGTCCTCGCTCATCGTGGGGCTGCTCGGTTGCTTCATTGCACTGATGGTGGCCTTCGTGGTCCACGAGCGACGCGCCTCTGCGCCCATCGTCGATTCGGCCTTGTTCCGGAGGATGCGATTCTCTGCTGCACTCGGTGCCGGGCTGCTCTCCTATCTGGTGCTTTTCGGGACTCTCTTCGTCGTGCCCTTCTATCTCGAAAGAGCATTGGGCATGGGTGTGGGCCAGGCGGGCCTGGAGCTCACGGTGATGGCCGTTCTGCTCGGACTGATAGCACCCCTCGCCGGCCGAGCGGCCGACCGCTGGAGCGCTCGCCCGCTCACCGTGCTTGGAATGCTGCTCGTGGCCACCTCACTCGCCGTGCTTGGTCTTGATCAACCAGGAACGGCCGAGCGGCTTGGTGCGTTGGTGGTCCTCGGCGCTGGCCTGGGATTGTTCACCCCGCCGAACAACGCCGCCATCATGGCCACCGCGCCACGGAGCCAAGCCGGTATGGCAAGCGGCATCCTGAACATGACCCGTGGTCTCGGCACGGCGATGGGGCTGGCCTTCACGAGCCTGGTTTTCGGGAGCGTGGCCGGCAGCCAGCTCTCTCCTGGTTCCGTGACGCAAGGCTTCGAGGCTTCAACCGTCTTTCTGGCCGTCGTGGCGGTGGTCGCTGCGAGCCTCGCAGCCGTGGGGGGTCGAGGACCCAACGTCGGCCGTCCGGCACCGGCCCGATGA